The genomic interval GCACTCAACATAGCAATATAATAACTTCTTCGCTTCATTCAATACTCTTGATGTTGCAACTAAGTTAGCTTTATTTTTATCATACATATAAAAAATGGCATCCTTTGGATTAGGCATTTCAAATCTGTATTTTGCATTTTTGGGTGGTATAAAATAGTAATAATCTTCTCCGCAGCCTTGATAAAGCTCTCCGTCTATCTCCGAATCCAGCACCATTTCCTTTGCATTTTCATAATTATCATTGGACTCATCAACTATAAACTGATACTCGTACGTATTATTCTCGTTTATCTCAGGTATTGAATTTCCATAGTCCACATGTACCCTTATGGTATGCTTGCCCAAGGTATCAGGTACCCAATACTTTGAACCGTTTATTCCGCCTGTTACCAATATTTTTTTGTTTAAATCAACACAAACATCAGAATCTACATCAGCCCAAAATACATTTTTTTGCTCGTCAACGTCAAGCATGATTCTAAAACTTCCAGTACAGTCGACATCGCCAATATTCAGTAGATTTACCTCAATGTTTACTGGCTGTCCCAAATAAGCTTTTTTTGTTGAAATCCCGTTTATTACCAAGTCAGGTTTTGAGGCTTTGGGACGTATTGTGAAACTATAATATAATGTAAATACATTTACAAGCTTCAAATAATATTTTTTTCCTGCTTCAAGATAGTACTCATTATTGCTGGATACAATCTCATTATCGTCAGAGTCATAAATAAAATTATCTATTACCAAGGTATTAAATTCCTTATACACGTATACACCTGATGTTTTAGGTACAAATGTAAAATAATCTGCATCTTTATTGTCAGTCATTGTTCCTGAAATTTCTTTTACCAGTTCAATGGGTGTTGCATTTTCCTTTGAGTCACCATGATCATCTTCTGGAGCCTGTATTTCAAGAATATTGCTGCTATCTGACATATTTTCAGAAGAATCCACTGCCTTTATATAGACCTTGTTTAATTCTTTTGGGGTCATACCACTGCATACCAGAGATGTCTCTTTGGTTACAGCAATAAGTTTATCATTACAATATATCTCATATCTATCAACCGATATATTATCAGTTGCTGCCTGCCATTCAAGCGATATACTTGCTCCTGTATTCCACAAGGCTTTGAGGTTTTGGGGGACAGAAGGCTTTTCATCATCAATCACTGCATTCACTTTTGCAACATCATAACTTGCAGGTGTAGAATTGAAGTGTCGTGCCATAATAATTACATCCGACATATTTATGCTGTTATCACCATTTAAATCGCAACTTTTGTTAAATTGACCACTTCCTGACACCCTCCCGAAGTTCACAGCTATCAGTATTACATCCGACATATTTATAGTATCATCCTGTACTCCGTTCTTCGGAATATCACCAGCCCACATTTTAACTGGATTATCTATTGCTCCAACTGACAATATGCCTTTTAGTGTCAAGTCATATATTTGCCTTTTAAGGAAGCCTGTCTTAGTTATTTGCAATATGTAGTTTGTTTGTGAATCAGCCCTTCCTGTTAGTACAAAATATCCAGTATCATCAGTTATGCTACTAAAGTCAGTTCCCAATATTTCAACCTTAAAGCCAGCATTTACAAAGTTAAAACTACTTGTAAAATCTGGTGCGATATAACCGGATATAGTAAATTTACTTTTAATATCACCAGTATTTTCATCCTCTGGTGGTGCATTAAGATTAAGCAAGCTTGAAACAGGCATGTCTGCAATTTCTTTATTTGGTTTATCCCAAACATCCTCAATACTTTCATTGCTTGCACTATTTTCCTCGCTTGGTTTTATCACAGCGTTGTCCTTCTTTTCTGCTGTTAGACTTTCATTTGTAATATATTCGCTTATTTTCCTCGAAAGCTCTGATGCTGCAGCATTTTGCGAAGCCGTGTCAATTTCTTTTGCTACGACCCCTTTCAAAGGCATGTCCATACTATATGCCGATGAAGCCCCCAGTATTATTTCAGTCATGAGCACAAAAATAAGCAGGACTGAAATAAACTTCCTTATTCCCACAAAAAACTCCTCCTTTACTTTAGAAAACAATTAAAATTAATGTTAATGCTAATAATACTGTTTAGGTAACAATATCATATTGTATATAAACATCCATATATGGTCAATGCCTAAAATCATTGATGCATGGAAAATAGTTTATATGTTATATAAGTTTATTTTATATCTTAATAACTTTTTGCATGAACTAATATAACACAATTTACTTAATATGTCACCGCAAGTAAAAACTTTACGTTCTTTGCGGAAACTAACAATTTTTATTGCGGTATTCCGCAATAGCATTATGTTGATTCCAACACTTATATACCCCACAAGCACAAACCCGCTTCTTTTTAAATTCTGCCTTTTCTATTGGTTCTATTATCCTTACTCTCAATGCCTCTGCTCCTTTCTATCAACTTGGTACTACTATCTATCACTCTAAACAGGATAGAAGTCAAGCATATTAAGGCTTAGAGCCACCTTTACAATTGAATTGTTGAAAATGCTAATCACTTAGTATTCATATTATTTTGCCTCCTTCATAATAAAAGCCGCTACCCTTTGAATGAGGATTGCGGCATTTTCACCTTTTATTGTTTTGCCTTTGACAGCATTCTCTTTCCAGTATTCCGGTGATTGTATTATACCAACTTTATGCAGAAGATTAATTTCAGCATTCAGATTTGAATTATCCGCTATGTATGGTATGTTAAAGTACTTCAATATTCCCTTTGCCAGGGCAGTACCGATTTCTTCTATATTATATATAATCCACTCTGCATCATCGGGGCTGTCATGAAAAGCTACTTCTGCCAATTGCTTATTTTAATCTGGTATTTCTTTGTACATATTGATGAATGCTCCATTTTGTCTCCTTAATATCTGACCGTTTTTAATTCACATAGAGATTATACCCTAGGAAAACATTAAAGTTAGTAATTTTTTACACCCATAAACAGCAGCATGAGCTAAACTTGACTGAAAGTGGGGCATATCGGAGATTACTTATAATCTCCGGGACTTCCCCAGTGCTCAAACCGATTATAATATGGATCATTAGAGCCAAAATGTATCCATATTGGTGCATTATCCAGACAAGGATACTCCTTAAAGAATCTTCTATCCCCATACCTGATAGCCTCTAGAGCTAACGGCAGTTCACGCCTGAAAATTTCATTTCTCACTGAGGCTTCGGCTGACCCTGACTGACCATTCACATGAACATAAACATGCAAATAGGGATATCCGTTATATAATCTCCACTCCGCAATAACTTCATCCCTCATTCTACTAATCTTATCGTATGCATACATAGGTCCTATTGTCAAAAACAGCTCTGCTGTTGTGTCAGAGTGTGTCAATGTATATCGACGCCCTAATATGGGTTCAGTAAGTGTTACACCCGATCTAAGTTCTAAATAAAGCTTTTCCGGATTTAACTTTATCACATGCATTACCCCTTATTTTTATCAGATCACATCTATACAATATGCTGCTGACATCAAAAAAGCACCTGCTGTCAGCAGATGCCTATGTTTCAATTTAACGACTCATTGCAGATATTTCTTACATTCATCGACATTTCTTTGTTCAAAAGCTAAGAGCTTATTAGCCAGATCAACTATTTCCTTATCTGCATCCTTATGTTCCTTCATTTTTTTTGTAATATCTATGATTCCCATTGTACTGCCCTGAATTAACATTTCCGAGATGTGCGAAGGGGATTTATCAGTTAATGTCTTTACGTTTATTGCAATATAGGTTCTTGCTTTTGTAACAGCACCTATGTCCTTTGGCTCTTTATCGAACGCTGCCAGTTTTTCTTTGGTCATATTATCTATCAATTTGTATTCATCCAATTGAGACCTTAAAATCTCTTTGAACTCTTCATTCTTTGATATGCCAAGCAATTGCTCCAAAGTGTCCCTTCCCATTTCAGCATTTTGATGAATATAATTTAATAGCTCTACATTCTCATCCATTAAGAGTACCTCCAATAAGTAATATTATCACTAAATTATTATTCTCTCTAAATACAATACATATGACTAAAAGTATGGAGCTTTTAAGAATTTAACAAACTTCTTTGAATAATGAATTATATTTGTTTTTAGTCGATTAGTAGTACTTAATAAATATATACCGGTGTGCCAATTGGAATAAGATTATAAAGCTCTGCTGCATCATTACTATACATTCTCACACATCCATGACTCACTGCTTGTGAAATGGACCAAGGCTTATCGGTTCCATGAATGCCATAGATCCCCCATGGAACGCTAAGCTGCATGAAGTGTCCGCCAAATTGTTCACCCCATAATCCTTTTTTAACTATTGTCCAGTTCCCGTGCGGAGTTGGAGTAGAAGGCTTTCCAACCGCAACAGGATAATGCTTTACCAATTTACTATCATTGAATAGGGATAATATCCTTTTTTGTGTGTTAATTTCAATCCTATACATAAAAAACACTCCTCTCATTACAATTTATTCACAACGAGAGAGAGTGCTAATAAAATTAACATTAAAATATTTATATTATTTAAATTGATTTATGCAATCATTGAAAACTTATCCTTATCCTGTTTTTGCTCTGCTGTCTCAATTACAATGGCATTATTCAATGTTTCAATGGGTTCTCCAGGGCGGTATTTAAACTTCACCCGCATCTCTTGTCCTGCTTTCATTTCAAATGCTTTG from Pseudobacteroides sp. carries:
- a CDS encoding staygreen family protein, which codes for MIKLNPEKLYLELRSGVTLTEPILGRRYTLTHSDTTAELFLTIGPMYAYDKISRMRDEVIAEWRLYNGYPYLHVYVHVNGQSGSAEASVRNEIFRRELPLALEAIRYGDRRFFKEYPCLDNAPIWIHFGSNDPYYNRFEHWGSPGDYK
- a CDS encoding L,D-transpeptidase, with product MYRIEINTQKRILSLFNDSKLVKHYPVAVGKPSTPTPHGNWTIVKKGLWGEQFGGHFMQLSVPWGIYGIHGTDKPWSISQAVSHGCVRMYSNDAAELYNLIPIGTPVYIY